Proteins encoded in a region of the Butyricicoccus intestinisimiae genome:
- the mraY gene encoding phospho-N-acetylmuramoyl-pentapeptide-transferase → MTTIIAVSVIASFIIAAAIGPALIRYLHNMNFGQKILSYVPEHAGKQNTPTMGGFMFIISITLVTILSNVILVHSISIQSFTVLLLSLCYGLIGFIDDRTKIRKAENEGLTSKQKFALQLVLALVFLSVLHMGGYLLPSLYIPFAGVSLNIPWLVYIVIAAFIMVGCNNAVNLTDGLDGLAAGVTLPVAVYFIVIGVISNNTPVVVFASALAGGLAAFLIFNFNPAKVFMGDTGSLFLGGAVAGLAFACDQPIALVFVGLIYVIETLSDILQVSYYKATKKPVLDENGQPVRDAKGNVKMQGKRIFKKAPIHHHFQLCGWSEKKIVLIFAGITVVMCVLAYFGTAPHYL, encoded by the coding sequence ATGACAACCATTATCGCTGTGTCGGTCATTGCATCGTTTATCATTGCGGCAGCAATCGGACCGGCGCTCATTCGCTACTTACACAATATGAATTTCGGACAGAAAATCCTGTCCTATGTGCCGGAGCATGCCGGCAAACAGAACACGCCGACCATGGGCGGCTTTATGTTCATCATCAGCATTACGCTTGTGACAATTCTCTCCAACGTCATTCTTGTGCATTCGATTTCGATTCAGTCGTTTACCGTACTGCTGCTGTCGCTGTGTTACGGACTCATCGGCTTTATTGATGACCGCACCAAGATTCGCAAGGCGGAAAATGAGGGCTTGACCTCCAAGCAGAAATTTGCGCTGCAGCTGGTGCTGGCGCTGGTGTTCCTGTCCGTCCTGCACATGGGCGGCTATTTGCTGCCGAGCCTGTACATTCCGTTTGCAGGTGTTTCGCTGAACATCCCGTGGCTGGTGTATATTGTCATCGCGGCATTTATCATGGTCGGCTGCAACAACGCAGTCAATCTGACCGACGGTCTGGACGGTCTCGCTGCAGGCGTGACGCTGCCGGTTGCAGTGTATTTTATCGTAATCGGCGTCATTTCCAATAATACACCGGTTGTTGTATTTGCTTCGGCACTGGCTGGCGGTTTGGCTGCCTTCCTGATCTTTAATTTCAATCCGGCTAAGGTATTCATGGGCGATACCGGTTCGCTGTTTCTCGGCGGCGCCGTTGCAGGTCTTGCCTTTGCCTGCGATCAGCCGATTGCACTTGTGTTTGTCGGTCTGATTTACGTCATTGAGACGCTGTCGGATATTTTGCAGGTTTCCTATTATAAGGCGACCAAGAAGCCGGTTCTGGACGAAAACGGCCAGCCGGTACGCGATGCCAAGGGCAATGTGAAGATGCAGGGCAAGCGCATTTTCAAGAAGGCGCCGATTCATCATCACTTTCAGCTGTGCGGCTGGAGCGAAAAGAAAATTGTGCTGATTTTCGCCGGCATCACGGTTGTGATGTGTGTGCTGGCGTACTTTGGCACCGCACCGCATTATTTGTAA
- the ftsW gene encoding putative lipid II flippase FtsW, giving the protein MAFASGKKRGTRAVSRTASRPPQKQTNRRRKKARKAQRLQALLSKNLYTRRVYGWYEQEKEKRADAPLLLVTVMLLAIGLIALLSASYPKAYYSSSTGPFYYFIRQTMFAAVGLALMYVVSCIPYWKYKRWALHLYVLSIILLIVVLTPLGTSLNNSQRWLFGFQPSEIAKLAVMLLFAKLAAKNPKSVHRVKDLMFYALLVALLIGLLALEPHMSAAMIITVVAFSILFVAGMKVWFLVPLTGAGIAIIVLAYFNLSHVHSRLKVFLDPFSDARNKGYQIVQSLIAIGSGGPFGLGLGQSRQKFLYLPEPFNDFIFSVVCEELGFIGATLILGLFAFFVYRGFSIARRAGSRFGAFLATGITMQFAFQILLNLAVVTGLFPVTGASLPMFSYGGTALVMQMLEIGILLNISRNIPPSKKQ; this is encoded by the coding sequence ATGGCCTTTGCTTCGGGAAAGAAGCGCGGCACGCGGGCAGTCAGCCGAACGGCATCCCGTCCGCCGCAAAAACAGACGAACAGACGGAGAAAGAAGGCGCGGAAAGCACAGAGACTCCAAGCGCTTCTTTCGAAAAATTTGTATACCCGCCGCGTGTACGGCTGGTATGAGCAAGAGAAAGAAAAACGGGCGGATGCTCCGTTGCTGCTCGTGACGGTGATGCTGCTGGCAATCGGCTTGATTGCCCTGTTGTCTGCCAGCTATCCGAAAGCATACTACAGCTCCTCGACCGGACCGTTTTATTATTTTATCCGTCAGACTATGTTTGCGGCGGTTGGTCTGGCGCTCATGTATGTCGTCTCGTGCATTCCGTACTGGAAGTACAAACGCTGGGCGCTGCATCTGTATGTGTTGTCCATCATACTGCTGATTGTCGTTTTGACACCGCTCGGCACCTCGCTGAACAATTCCCAGCGCTGGCTGTTCGGCTTTCAGCCGTCTGAGATTGCCAAGCTGGCGGTCATGCTTTTGTTCGCCAAGCTGGCGGCAAAGAATCCGAAATCTGTGCACCGCGTCAAGGATTTGATGTTTTACGCGCTGCTGGTTGCGCTGCTGATTGGCTTGCTGGCATTGGAGCCGCACATGTCCGCGGCAATGATTATCACCGTTGTTGCATTTTCCATTCTGTTCGTGGCGGGCATGAAGGTATGGTTCTTGGTTCCGCTGACCGGTGCGGGCATCGCGATTATTGTTCTGGCGTATTTTAATTTGTCGCATGTACATTCCCGGCTCAAGGTATTTTTAGACCCGTTCAGCGATGCACGCAACAAGGGCTATCAGATCGTGCAGTCGCTGATTGCGATTGGTTCAGGCGGGCCGTTTGGTCTGGGACTTGGACAGAGCCGGCAGAAGTTTTTGTATTTGCCGGAGCCGTTTAACGATTTTATTTTTTCGGTTGTGTGCGAAGAGCTGGGCTTTATCGGCGCAACGCTGATTTTGGGATTGTTTGCGTTCTTTGTGTACCGCGGATTCTCCATTGCCAGACGGGCAGGAAGCCGATTTGGCGCTTTCCTCGCAACCGGTATTACGATGCAGTTCGCATTTCAGATTTTGCTGAATCTCGCCGTTGTCACCGGTCTGTTTCCGGTAACCGGCGCATCGCTTCCGATGTTCAGCTACGGCGGCACGGCGCTTGTCATGCAGATGCTGGAAATCGGTATTTTACTCAATATTTCAAGAAACATTCCGCCATCCAAAAAACAATGA
- the ftsZ gene encoding cell division protein FtsZ has protein sequence MGFEFEMDYDSVVNIKVIGVGGGGNNAVNRMVTSGLQGVEFIAINTDKQALNRSEASVKIQVGTKLTKGQGAGSRPEIGRKAAEESREDINKALEGADMVFITAGMGGGTGTGGAPVVAQIAREMGILTVGVVTRPFGFEGKKRMEQANAGIDQLKENVDSLIVIPNERLKYVSDQKISFKNAFEIADNVLHQAVASISELITVPGLINLDFADVTSIMKGAGFAHMGVGSAAGKDKAEEAAKMAIQSPLLESSINGAHGVILSVIGSEDIELDEIEQAASMIQAAAHPDAHIIFGASISEDADDEIRVVVIATGFDNPPATKQQQDRSAMFSNAKRTAQTFAAPAQQFSAPAQQFSAPAQQFAAPAQSFSASPVAPMQPQQAQPSQAQASVADGQSLDEDDPFADIMKIFSSK, from the coding sequence ATGGGTTTCGAGTTTGAAATGGATTACGATTCCGTTGTCAACATCAAGGTTATCGGTGTTGGCGGCGGCGGCAATAACGCGGTGAATCGAATGGTCACCAGCGGTCTGCAGGGTGTTGAGTTTATTGCAATCAATACCGATAAGCAGGCGCTGAATCGTTCGGAGGCTTCTGTAAAGATTCAGGTTGGCACCAAGCTGACCAAGGGACAGGGCGCAGGCTCCCGTCCGGAGATCGGCCGCAAGGCTGCAGAAGAGAGCCGCGAGGATATCAACAAGGCACTGGAAGGTGCTGACATGGTATTTATCACCGCAGGCATGGGCGGCGGCACGGGTACCGGCGGTGCACCGGTTGTCGCACAGATCGCACGGGAAATGGGCATTCTGACTGTCGGCGTTGTTACCAGACCGTTTGGTTTTGAAGGCAAGAAGCGCATGGAACAGGCAAACGCAGGCATTGATCAGCTCAAGGAAAATGTTGACTCTCTGATCGTTATTCCGAACGAGCGCCTGAAGTATGTATCGGATCAGAAGATCAGCTTCAAAAACGCATTTGAAATCGCAGATAATGTCCTGCATCAGGCAGTGGCTTCGATCTCCGAACTGATTACCGTTCCGGGTCTCATCAACTTGGACTTTGCCGATGTTACCTCCATCATGAAGGGCGCAGGCTTTGCACACATGGGCGTTGGCTCTGCTGCCGGCAAGGACAAGGCTGAGGAAGCTGCAAAGATGGCAATTCAGTCTCCGCTGCTGGAAAGCTCCATCAACGGCGCACACGGTGTCATTCTGTCTGTCATTGGTTCCGAGGACATCGAGCTGGATGAGATTGAGCAGGCTGCAAGCATGATTCAGGCAGCAGCACATCCGGATGCACACATCATCTTCGGTGCGTCTATTTCTGAGGACGCAGATGATGAGATTCGCGTTGTTGTCATTGCAACCGGCTTCGACAATCCGCCGGCAACCAAGCAGCAGCAGGATCGCTCTGCTATGTTCTCCAATGCAAAGAGAACCGCGCAGACCTTCGCAGCACCGGCTCAGCAGTTCTCTGCACCGGCACAGCAGTTCTCCGCTCCGGCGCAGCAGTTTGCAGCACCGGCACAGAGCTTCTCGGCTTCTCCGGTCGCTCCGATGCAGCCGCAGCAGGCACAGCCGTCTCAGGCACAGGCCAGCGTAGCAGACGGCCAGTCTCTGGATGAGGATGATCCGTTTGCAGATATCATGAAGATTTTCAGCAGCAAGTAA
- the murG gene encoding undecaprenyldiphospho-muramoylpentapeptide beta-N-acetylglucosaminyltransferase, producing MKLLITGGGTGGHVNPGLAIAKYAQSRRNDVEIRFAGTSTGIESKLVPREGYKLYTVDVRGLKRSMSPSAVLYNIATLQKSLTATAKAKKILREYQPDVVVGCGGYASYPMVHAAQQLHIPTVLLEVNAFPGVVTKSCAKKADRVLISFENTRELLENRPNIRLTGAPVRGEIIFADREKARKKMKLADDEKLVVSFWGSLGALYMNRHMAGFIELESQHDSFRHIHATGTAAYKWLPDSIKEKGVDLDKHPNIELREYIYDMADVMAAADLVICRAGAATLGELCVLGKPSIIVPSPYVAENHQEKNARALEQKGACQVITEPECTPEKLYHAVTDLLADDEKLAEMGRCAKTMAILDSSEKIYQYILEAARK from the coding sequence ATGAAATTGCTTATTACAGGCGGCGGCACGGGCGGCCATGTCAATCCGGGTCTTGCTATTGCGAAATATGCACAGTCCCGCCGCAATGATGTAGAAATTCGCTTCGCCGGAACATCGACGGGCATTGAATCCAAACTGGTGCCGCGTGAGGGCTATAAGCTGTATACCGTAGACGTGCGCGGCCTCAAGCGTTCGATGTCTCCGTCTGCGGTGCTGTACAACATTGCCACACTGCAGAAGTCTTTGACTGCGACCGCAAAGGCAAAGAAGATTTTGCGCGAATATCAGCCGGATGTTGTCGTGGGCTGCGGCGGCTATGCGAGCTATCCGATGGTTCATGCGGCACAGCAGCTGCATATTCCGACGGTTTTGCTTGAAGTCAATGCCTTTCCGGGCGTTGTGACAAAGTCCTGTGCCAAGAAGGCGGATCGCGTGCTCATCAGTTTTGAGAACACGCGCGAGCTGCTGGAAAATCGTCCGAACATTCGCCTGACCGGCGCACCGGTGCGCGGCGAAATCATTTTTGCAGACCGTGAAAAGGCGCGCAAGAAGATGAAGCTGGCGGACGATGAAAAATTGGTTGTTTCGTTCTGGGGCAGCTTGGGCGCTCTGTATATGAACCGACACATGGCGGGCTTTATTGAGCTGGAGAGCCAGCACGACAGCTTCCGGCATATTCATGCGACGGGCACCGCTGCGTACAAGTGGCTGCCGGACAGCATCAAGGAAAAGGGCGTGGATTTGGACAAGCATCCGAACATTGAACTGCGCGAGTATATCTATGATATGGCAGATGTCATGGCGGCAGCAGATCTTGTGATTTGCCGCGCCGGTGCAGCGACGCTGGGCGAGCTGTGCGTACTGGGCAAGCCGTCTATCATCGTGCCGTCTCCGTATGTGGCGGAAAACCATCAGGAAAAGAACGCCCGCGCATTGGAGCAGAAGGGTGCCTGTCAGGTTATCACGGAGCCGGAGTGCACGCCGGAAAAGCTGTATCACGCAGTGACCGATTTGCTTGCGGATGATGAGAAGCTCGCTGAGATGGGTCGTTGCGCCAAGACCATGGCGATTCTGGATTCCAGTGAGAAAATTTATCAGTACATTCTGGAGGCTGCGCGAAAGTGA
- a CDS encoding cell division protein FtsQ/DivIB, with protein MRNSRRNSRNAKTRRSGTGNASRNRAPRREPYHSSGASRTGARSRRALVERQKKKKRRRMISRIGIAVLVLLAIVFAPTIFFQVSKINVTGDTRYTSEQLIKSTGVKQGDNMFFLDTEQIAADLKDEYPYLDTVKLRRKLPSTLQIEVNDRTAALSIEQNGKYLILDMSGKVLEKTKSAAKGTAKVTGVPMKGLHVGDTVDEDKYGKAASVMKLLELTDQYGMKKHIKTIDVEKAYDVRVTYDKRYTILLGALEESNLEHKIQFLKAILKEPSLPESGVIDLTDEKEARYRPTEDTTSDVVIKEEELDKAAGTAETKTESADSTDTESTDANSTDADSTDADSTDDSSNSTKQADTDNGSEDKTDSSAGGNSESDGDSTAEAAND; from the coding sequence GTGAGAAACAGCAGGCGAAACAGCCGCAATGCAAAAACACGTCGGTCCGGAACGGGGAACGCTTCTCGCAATCGAGCGCCGCGCCGCGAACCGTATCATTCATCCGGTGCATCCCGCACCGGCGCGCGTTCCCGCCGCGCCCTCGTGGAACGGCAGAAAAAGAAAAAGCGCAGACGCATGATTTCGCGCATTGGCATTGCGGTGCTGGTACTGCTTGCCATTGTCTTTGCGCCGACGATTTTCTTTCAGGTGTCGAAAATCAATGTGACGGGCGATACGCGCTATACGAGTGAACAGCTCATCAAGTCAACCGGCGTCAAGCAGGGCGATAATATGTTCTTTCTGGATACCGAGCAGATTGCAGCGGATTTGAAAGACGAATATCCGTATTTGGACACCGTCAAGCTGCGCCGTAAGCTGCCGAGCACGCTGCAAATAGAGGTGAATGACCGCACAGCGGCGCTGTCTATCGAGCAGAACGGAAAATATCTGATTTTGGATATGTCCGGCAAGGTGCTGGAAAAAACAAAATCCGCCGCGAAGGGCACGGCAAAAGTGACCGGTGTGCCGATGAAGGGGTTGCATGTCGGCGATACTGTTGATGAGGACAAATATGGAAAGGCGGCTTCTGTCATGAAGCTGCTGGAACTGACGGATCAGTACGGCATGAAGAAACACATCAAGACAATTGATGTGGAAAAGGCGTATGATGTCCGCGTGACGTATGACAAAAGGTATACGATTTTACTCGGTGCACTGGAGGAAAGCAATCTGGAACACAAAATTCAGTTCCTCAAAGCGATTCTCAAAGAACCGTCCCTGCCGGAGAGCGGCGTGATTGATTTGACCGACGAAAAGGAAGCGCGTTACCGTCCGACGGAGGATACGACTTCCGATGTTGTCATCAAGGAGGAAGAACTGGATAAGGCTGCGGGGACTGCCGAGACCAAGACAGAGTCCGCAGACAGCACCGATACAGAAAGCACCGACGCAAACAGCACCGATGCAGACAGCACCGATGCAGACAGCACGGACGATTCCTCGAACTCGACCAAACAGGCCGACACGGACAACGGCTCGGAAGACAAAACCGACAGCAGTGCAGGCGGCAACAGCGAGTCGGACGGCGACAGCACGGCAGAGGCGGCGAATGATTGA